A window from Canis lupus baileyi chromosome 4, mCanLup2.hap1, whole genome shotgun sequence encodes these proteins:
- the LOC140631923 gene encoding large ribosomal subunit protein uL30-like: MLPKARRKLIYEKAKHYHRNTGRCTEQIQMARMARKAGNFYVPAEPKLAFVIRIRGINGVSPKVRKVLQLLRLCQIFNGTFVKLNEASVNMLRIIAYIAWGYPNLKSVNELIYKRGYGKINRNQLALTDNTLIAQSLGKYGICMEDLIHEIYTVGKRFKEAKNFLWPFKLSFPRGGMKKKTTHFVESGDARNREDQINRLLLER, encoded by the coding sequence ATGCTTCCAAAGGCAAGGAGGAAGCTTATCTATGAAAAAGCTAAGCATTACCACAGGAATACAGGCAGATGTACAGAACAGATTCAAATGGCGAGGATGGCAAGAAAAGCTGGCAACTTCTACGTGCCTGCAGAACCCAAGTTGGCATTTGTCATCAGGATCAGAGGTATCAATGGTGTGAGCCCAAAGGTTCGAAAGGTGTTGCAGCTTCTTCGCCTTTGCCAGATCTTCAATGGCACCTTTGTTAAGCTCAACGAGGCTTCAGTTAACATGCTAAGAATTATAGCATATATAGCATGGGGGTACCCAAACCTGAAGTCAGTGAATGAATTGATCTACAAGCGTGGTTATGGCAAGATCAACAGGAATCAACTTGCCCTGACAGATAACACATTGATTGCCCAATCTCTTGGTAAATATGGCATCTGCATGGAGGATCTGATTCATGAGATCTATACCGTAGGAAAACGTTTCAAAGAAGCGAAAAACTTTTTATGGCCCTTCAAATTATCTTTTCCACGCGgtggaatgaagaaaaagaccacTCATTTTGTAGAAAGTGGAGATGCTCGCAACAGGGAAGACCAGATCAATAGGCTATTATTAGAAAGATGA